The following proteins are co-located in the Silene latifolia isolate original U9 population chromosome 1, ASM4854445v1, whole genome shotgun sequence genome:
- the LOC141603205 gene encoding uncharacterized protein LOC141603205, with protein sequence MVMNFFEDSFSAKILAIPLSNEVKEDSACWSVSKNGEYSVKKGYFDAWREHWNLTASAKDLTRISLGCRTFIKKCLWHLPGPKKWSILLWRILTQTLPVGREFEKRGIGDRLVCRLCDKQYVESLEHLFRDCEYTSRLWSANILGINANSGSNISIQDWIINWINLLMKENSIDGVISFMCTLWISWITRNGQVFGHEPLSPIGLLRLYEHDLSLAIAAEKERTDNRNKLTSTLISDDGDANLQALQHGKAFSLIGHVLCEVHFLIYTDAAWRSDLAAGLGWAVKKSNDIGAVIYTNMRPNRYAQTAAQAEALSILEALQWARRSNLLHVCIYSDCLQVVAQILDFIPVNIDTKVIVSDILSVGCYFHCLSFCYVPRNCNKMAHRLAT encoded by the coding sequence ATGGTAATGAATTTCTTCGAGGATTCTTTTAGTGCTAAAATCTTGGCTATTCCGCTTAGTAACGAAGTCAAGGAGGATTCTGCTTGTTGGAGTGTGTCGAAGAATGGTGAATATTCTGTCAAGAAAGGATACTTTGATGCTTGGCGCGAACACTGGAATTTGACGGCTAGTGCTAAAGATCTGACTCGAATTTCATTGGGATGTAGGACTTTTATTAAAAAATGTTTGTGGCATCTTCCTGGTCCAAAAAAATGGAGTATTCTCCTTTGGAGAATTCTTACCCAGACCTTACCTGTTGGGCGTGAATTCGAAAAGAGAGGTATTGGTGACCGCTTGGTTTGTCGGCTTTGTGATAAGCAATATGTGGAATCCCTTGAACACCTCTTCCGTGATTGCGAGTACACGTCAAGGTTGTGGAGCGCGAATATCCTTGGTATTAATGCTAATAGTGGATCTAATATTAGTATTCAAGATTGGATCATCAATTGGATTAATCTATTAATGAAGGAGAATAGCATTGACGGGGTTATTTCATTTATGTGCACTTTGTGGATCAGTTGGATTACTCGTAACGGGCAAGTGTTTGGTCATGAGCCTTTGTCTCCTATTGGCTTGCTTCGTTTATATGAGCATGATTTGAGTTTGGCTATTGCTGCTGAAAAGGAGAGGACTGATAATAGGAATAAGCTGACTAGTACTCTTATTTCAGATGATGGTGACGCTAATTTACAGGCCCTTCAACATGGAAAGGCGTTTTCTCTTATTGGTCATGTTTTATGTGAGGTTCACTTCCTTATTTATACGGATGCTGCTTGGCGATCCGACCTTGCTGCTGGTTTGGGTTGGGCGGTTAAGAAGAGTAATGATATTGGAGCTGTTATTTACACTAATATGCGACCAAATCGCTATGCCCAAACTGCTGCCCAAGCTGAAGCCTTATCCATTCTGGAAGCTCTTCAATGGGCTAGGAGAAGTAACCTTCTGCATGTGTGTATCTACTCGGATTGTCTGCAAGTTGTCGCTCAAATCTTGGATTTCATACCGGTTAACATTGACACTAAAGTCATTGTTAGCGATATCTTAAGTGTAGGTTGTTATTTTCATTGTCTATCCTTTTGTTATGTTCCTAGAAATTGCAATAAAATGGCTCATAGACTAGCTACGTGA
- the LOC141603179 gene encoding putative galacturonosyltransferase-like 7 isoform X2, which yields MPWFVRFSGIFSAAMLMIILSPSLQSFPPAEAIRSSSSQSQSQSKPLKLSFRTAPVFRNAADCRSATSSTCDPSLVHVAITLDVDYLRGSIAAVNSILRHARCPENIFFHFLASHHVDPTAHLESIVLSVYPKLRFKSYYFNPNIVRPLISTSIRQALEQPLNYARNYLADILEPCVRRVIYLDSDLVLVDDIAKLWNTSLGSHTIGAPEYCHANFTKYFTPNFWSDPRFSGTFAGRAPCYFNTGVMVMDLVKWRANGYTRKIERWMDIQRLERIYELGSLPPFLLVFAGHVAPIEHRWNQHGLGGDNVHGSCRDLHPGPVSLLHWSGSGKPWARLDAMRPCPLDSLWVPYDLYVHSTRRGDTR from the exons ATGCCGTGGTTTGTCCGATTTTCCGGCATTTTTTCTGCAGCGATGCTAATGATTATCCTATCACCATCCCTACAATCATTCCCACCTGCGGAAGCAATCAGATCATCGTCGTCTCAATCCCAATCCCAATCTAAACCACTCAAACTCTCCTTCCGTACCGCTCCGGTCTTCCGCAACGCAGCTGATTGCCGCTCCGCCACCTCCTCCACCTGTGACCCCTCCCTTGTCCACGTGGCAATCACTTTAGACGTTGACTATCTACGTGGCTCCATCGCTGCCGTCAACTCCATCCTACGTCACGCACGCTGCCCGGAAAATATCTTCTTCCACTTCCTGGCGTCACACCACGTGGACCCCACCGCACACCTTGAATCCATCGTGCTTTCCGTTTACCCGAAACTTCGATTCAAATCGTATTATTTCAACCCGAATATCGTCCGCCCGCTTATCTCAACATCCATCCGACAAGCACTCGAACAGCCCTTAAACTACGCACGGAATTACCTCGCCGACATCCTCGAACCCTGCGTCCGACGTGTCATTTACCTAGACTCCGACCTCGTACTCGTCGACGACATCGCCAAGCTCTGGAACACATCCCTTGGGTCCCACACTATCGGCGCACCGGAATACTGCCACGCTAACTTCACCAAATACTTCACACCTAACTTCTGGTCCGACCCGAGGTTCTCGGGCACATTCGCGGGTCGGGCACCGTGTTACTTTAACACTGGTGTAATGGTGATGGATCTGGTCAAGTGGCGGGCGAACGGGTACACTCGAAAGATCGAGAGGTGGATGGATATCCAGAGGCTAGAAAGGATATACGAGCTGGGGTCATTGCCGCCGTTCCTATTGGTGTTTGCAGGACACGTGGCGCCCATTGAGCATAGGTGGAATCAGCATGGGTTAGGTGGAGATAATGTGCATGGAAGTTGCAGGGATTTACACCCGGGACCGGTTTCGTTGCTACATTGGAGTGGGTCAGGTAAGCCATGGGCTCGTCTCGACGCGATGAGGCCGTGCCCATTGGACTCGCTTTGGGTGCCTTACGACTTGTACGTTCACTCCACGCGCCG GGGAGATACAAGGTAG
- the LOC141603179 gene encoding putative galacturonosyltransferase-like 7 isoform X1, with protein sequence MPWFVRFSGIFSAAMLMIILSPSLQSFPPAEAIRSSSSQSQSQSKPLKLSFRTAPVFRNAADCRSATSSTCDPSLVHVAITLDVDYLRGSIAAVNSILRHARCPENIFFHFLASHHVDPTAHLESIVLSVYPKLRFKSYYFNPNIVRPLISTSIRQALEQPLNYARNYLADILEPCVRRVIYLDSDLVLVDDIAKLWNTSLGSHTIGAPEYCHANFTKYFTPNFWSDPRFSGTFAGRAPCYFNTGVMVMDLVKWRANGYTRKIERWMDIQRLERIYELGSLPPFLLVFAGHVAPIEHRWNQHGLGGDNVHGSCRDLHPGPVSLLHWSGSGKPWARLDAMRPCPLDSLWVPYDLYVHSTRRFSFESPAIMVPASSNVYSYSHCGSVQLFLITKIKLAT encoded by the exons ATGCCGTGGTTTGTCCGATTTTCCGGCATTTTTTCTGCAGCGATGCTAATGATTATCCTATCACCATCCCTACAATCATTCCCACCTGCGGAAGCAATCAGATCATCGTCGTCTCAATCCCAATCCCAATCTAAACCACTCAAACTCTCCTTCCGTACCGCTCCGGTCTTCCGCAACGCAGCTGATTGCCGCTCCGCCACCTCCTCCACCTGTGACCCCTCCCTTGTCCACGTGGCAATCACTTTAGACGTTGACTATCTACGTGGCTCCATCGCTGCCGTCAACTCCATCCTACGTCACGCACGCTGCCCGGAAAATATCTTCTTCCACTTCCTGGCGTCACACCACGTGGACCCCACCGCACACCTTGAATCCATCGTGCTTTCCGTTTACCCGAAACTTCGATTCAAATCGTATTATTTCAACCCGAATATCGTCCGCCCGCTTATCTCAACATCCATCCGACAAGCACTCGAACAGCCCTTAAACTACGCACGGAATTACCTCGCCGACATCCTCGAACCCTGCGTCCGACGTGTCATTTACCTAGACTCCGACCTCGTACTCGTCGACGACATCGCCAAGCTCTGGAACACATCCCTTGGGTCCCACACTATCGGCGCACCGGAATACTGCCACGCTAACTTCACCAAATACTTCACACCTAACTTCTGGTCCGACCCGAGGTTCTCGGGCACATTCGCGGGTCGGGCACCGTGTTACTTTAACACTGGTGTAATGGTGATGGATCTGGTCAAGTGGCGGGCGAACGGGTACACTCGAAAGATCGAGAGGTGGATGGATATCCAGAGGCTAGAAAGGATATACGAGCTGGGGTCATTGCCGCCGTTCCTATTGGTGTTTGCAGGACACGTGGCGCCCATTGAGCATAGGTGGAATCAGCATGGGTTAGGTGGAGATAATGTGCATGGAAGTTGCAGGGATTTACACCCGGGACCGGTTTCGTTGCTACATTGGAGTGGGTCAGGTAAGCCATGGGCTCGTCTCGACGCGATGAGGCCGTGCCCATTGGACTCGCTTTGGGTGCCTTACGACTTGTACGTTCACTCCACGCGCCG GTTTTCTTTCGAATCTCCAGCTATTATGGTTCCAGCTTCTTCAAACGTCTACTCTTACTCCCACTGTGGGTCCGTCCAACTATTTTTAATCACAAAAATTAAACTTGCCACTTAA